The Penicillium oxalicum strain HP7-1 chromosome IV, whole genome shotgun sequence genome contains a region encoding:
- a CDS encoding Palmitoyltransferase pfa3 yields the protein MAKATTEGLGASLRAVVLRSCKLVSPGLCVWLDDVGGLCGSLPSTLLGLFLYGCLNASYTVAVFTDPGSPLTTRRGGRHEYSALPVSEYPEFTSYTVSSSGGSRYCKKCQCPKPDRAHHCSTCKRCVLKMDHHCPWLATCVGLYNYKAFLLFLIYTSLFCWVCFGVAAVWTWTEVLNDTRYMDTIMPVNVVLLAILGGIIGLVLSGFTAWHISLALRGVTTIECLEKTRYVSPLRKALDRHRNEHALAHGHATETHNEGLAHRLQDYGNQILDAHANAIPGVTRAEEGEERLSPAPYSRDEGPNLDTAHHPMTPAQQALTRSYAEMERQRERNRYQEWVDDQDSEKMPRAFDHGWRRNLAHLFGDNPLLWPIPICTTTGDGWRWEPSQQFLEARERIRIAREHEAQNDQQYYHDLYSRNSNNSHAWGVDHTSAAQYAQQQQQQQQHQQSSWIANRRANANDTLERPTTSVSMQTLAPASPRPRPGDSDYEDEPEGNGLLDPADAGKSPNGNGSSGPERETEEWRDWDD from the exons ATGGCCAAAGCGACGACCGAGGGCTTGGGCGCTTCGCTGCGAGCGGTTGTGCTGCGCAGCTGCAAGCTCGTTTCCCCTGGTCTTTGTGTATGGCTTGACGACGTGGGCGGTCTATGTGGAA GTCTTCCGAGTACTCTGCTTGGACTGTTCCTCTACGGTTGCTTAAACGCATCGTACACCGTCGCTGTCTTCACAGATCCCGGCTCGCCGCTCACCACACGTCGCGGGGGCCGGCATGAATATAGCGCTCTCCCCGTCTCTGAATACCCCGAGTTCACCTCGTATACCGTGAGCTCTTCAGGAGGCTCGCGATATTGCAAGAAATGTCAATGTCCCAAGCCTGATCGCGCCCATCATTGCTCGACCTGTAAACGCTGTGTTTTAAAGATGGATCATCACTGTCCCTGGCTGGCGACCTGTGTCGGGTTGTATAATTACAaggcttttcttctctttctgatcTACACGTCGCTCTTCTGCTGGGTCTGCTTTGGTGTCGCTGCGGTATGGACCTGGACCGAGGTGCTGAACGATACCCGCTATATGGACACCATCATGCCGGTCAACGTGGTATTGCTggccattttgggggggatTATCGGGTTGGTGCTGAGTGGCTTCACGGCCTGGCACATCAGCCTGGCGCTCCGGGGTGTCACCACGATTGAATGcttggaaaagaccagaTATGTGTCCCCCTTGCGTAAGGCGCTCGATCGGCACCGTAATGAGCATGCGCTGGCCCACGGACACGCGACAGAGACGCACAACGAGGGTCTGGCTCACCGACTCCAGGATTATGGGAATCAAATCTTGGATGCGCACGCGAATGCCATTCCCGGCGTGACGCGTGCtgaggaaggagaggaaagacTCTCCCCAGCGCCTTACTCGCGTGATGAAGGTCCCAATCTCGACACCGCACACCATCCCATGACACCGGCCCAGCAAGCTCTGACGCGCTCATATGCCGAGATGGAGCGCCAGCGCGAACGCAATCGGTACCAAGAATGGGTCGATGATCAAGATAGCGAGAAGATGCCGCGGGCTTTTGATCATGGATGGCGTCGCAATCTCGCCCATCTGTTTGGAGATAACCCTCTTTTGTGGCCGATTCCCATCTGCACCACGACCGGGGATGGCTGGCGCTGGGAGCCAAGCCAACAATTCCTCGAGGCTCGAGAACGGATTCGCATCGCCCGGGAACATGAAGCTCAAAACGACCAGCAGTATTATCACGACCTTTACTCGAGGAATTCCAACAACAGCCATGCCTGGGGGGTGGACCATACCAGCGCCGCCCAGTATGcgcagcagcaacaacaacaacaacaacaccaacaATCCAGTTGGATCGCCAACCGACGAGCAAATGCAAATGACACTCTCGAACGACCCACCACAAGTGTGTCGATGCAGACGCTCGCACCCGCGTCTCCACGGCCGCGACCGGGGGATAGCGACTATGAAGACGAGCCTGAAGGCAATGGACTCTTGGATCCGGCCGATGCCGGGAAAAGTCCGAATGGAAATGGGAGCAGCGGGCCTGAACGAGAAACAGAGGAATGGCGAGATTGGGATGACTGA
- a CDS encoding Ubiquitin-conjugating enzyme translates to MTSPSTRRLLKESTDIHKNPSPYFTASPISDSNLHDWHFTLTGPPAPTPYAHGLYHGRITFPPTYPLRPPSFRFLTPSGRFEVNREICLSISGHHEETWQPAWGVRTALLAIRSEIMGGESRGQVGGMEGSEALRRECARESRGWVCRDCGAGSNEEVMMGWWKYCREQGVEVDVDGEEGQQQQQLPPSPLPADTARETPQHERSRKEGGSQEPRTETEQTLSSSRSAETSMVSAPNGELPLGSAAPTAARTALESIESEPSTASAQAISAPARSPTEPDETLRTTASRSADMAAAPVVTARRAPVANVSEPANSLWLDRAIIGIVFALIILITKRVVNVDDL, encoded by the coding sequence atGACATCTCCATCCACGCGCCGCCTCCTCAAAGAGTCCACCGACATCCACAAGAACCCCAGCCCATACTTCACCGCATCCCCCATCTCCGACTCCAACCTCCACGACTGGCACTTTACCCTCACCGGTCCTCCCGCCCCTACTCCCTACGCCCATGGCCTCTACCATGGCCGCATCACTTTCCCACCCACCTACCCGCTCCGGCCACCGAGTTTCCGCTTCCTCACCCCATCCGGCCGGTTCGAAGTCAACCGCGAGATCTGTCTGAGTATCTCGGGCCACCATGAAGAGACGTGGCAGCCGGCGTGGGGGGTGCGGACGGCGTTACTGGCGATCCGGAGCGAGATCATGGGCGGGGAGAGTCGCGGTCAGGTCGGTGGGATGGAGGGAAGTGAGGCGCTGCGGAGGGAGTGCGCCAGAGAGTCTCGCGGGTGGGTGTGTAGGGATTGTGGTGCCGGTAGTAATGAGGAGGTTATGATGGGGTGGTGGAAATATTGTCGGGAGCAAGGTGTCGAggtggatgtggatggggaagaaggtcagcagcagcagcagctcccaccatcaccgcTGCCAGCAGACACTGCAAGAGAGACGCCGCAGCACGAAAGGTCAAGAAAAGAGGGTGGCAGTCAAGAGCCGAGGACGGAGACAGAGCAGACTTTGTCCTCGTCGCGATCTGCGGAAACTTCAATGGTGTCAGCGCCGAATGGCGAATTGCCACTGGGTTCTGCGGCTCCGACAGCAGCCCGTACGGCATTAGAATCAATCGAGTCCGAGCCATCTACCGCGTCAGCGCAGGCTATCTCTGCGCCTGCACGGTCTCCGACCGAGCCAGATGAGACTCTACGGACGACAGCGTCAAGGTCAGCCGATATGGCTGCTGCTCCCGTTGTGACTGCACGGAGAGCTCCCGTGGCAAACGTGTCAGAACCGGCTAACAGTCTATGGCTGGATCGGGCAATCATCGGAATTGTATTCGCACTAATCATCTTAATCACAAAACGAGTGGTCAATGTCGATGACCTATAA
- a CDS encoding 60S ribosomal protein L32, translating into MVAAKKHVPIVKKHSKTFFRHQSDRFMRVGSSWRKPKGIDNCVRRRFRGVIRMPKIGYGSNKKTRHMMPSGHKAFLVHNPKDVELLLMHNRTYAAEIAHAVSSRKRVEILAKAKALGVKVTNAKGRVTTEA; encoded by the exons ATGGTCGCCGCAAAGAAGCATGTTCCCATCGTGAAGAAGC ACTCGAAGACCTTCTTCCGCCACCAGTCCGACCGCTTTATGCGCGTTGGCTCCTCGTGGCGCAAGCCCAAGGGTATTGACAACTGTGTCCGTCGCCGTTTCCGTGGTGTCATTCGCAT GCCCAAGATCGGTTATGGATCCAACAAGAAGACCCGCCACATGATGCCCTCCGGCCACAAggctttcctcgtccacaACCCCAAGGACGTTGAGCTCCTCCTGATGCACAACCGCACCTACGCTGCCGA gATCGCCCACGCCGTTTCCTCCCGCAAGCGCGTCGAGATCctcgccaaggccaaggctcTCGGTGTCAAGGTCACCAACGCCAAGGGCCGTGTCACCACCGAGGCGTAA